The proteins below are encoded in one region of Holophagaceae bacterium:
- a CDS encoding sigma-54-dependent Fis family transcriptional regulator — protein sequence MTRILVVDDDLAIREMVAMALEKSGYRVERADGYAAGRASIRERRPDLIVSDIYMPGGSGLDLLKEVQELSDPPPLILMTAKGSIETAALALKDGVFDYLAKPFDLDVMLERVRAALASHAPAAPREESGPRSMIIGSHPSIVEVYKATSRVAPLRVPVIIFGETGTGKELVARALHRFGAHPEGPFIPIHCGAIPDTLIESELFGHRRGAFTDAHNDRRGALTQANGGTVFFDEIGEISPVFQVKLLRFLEDGVVQPLGAEKAEPVDVRVVAATHRDLRAMVASGEFREDLYYRLAGYEIRIPSLRDRISDLTALVAHFQERFHHELGLPEVGSPPKEVVSILAAHPWPGNVRELGHVIRRVLIETGSLDDVAVFEQILGATANPREPAAASVLFPGCFQEPFVPLDDMERIYILSVLAHTGGNKTEAARILGIERKTLARKLRRTDGGEMEDLDGGDV from the coding sequence ATGACACGGATTCTAGTAGTGGATGATGATCTGGCGATCCGCGAGATGGTCGCCATGGCGTTGGAGAAGAGCGGCTATCGCGTGGAACGCGCCGATGGTTACGCTGCTGGCCGAGCCTCGATTCGGGAACGACGGCCAGATCTCATCGTCAGCGACATCTACATGCCGGGCGGGAGTGGATTGGATCTGCTGAAGGAGGTCCAGGAACTCTCCGATCCCCCGCCTCTGATCCTGATGACGGCCAAAGGGAGCATCGAAACCGCGGCCCTGGCTCTAAAAGATGGAGTTTTCGACTACCTAGCCAAGCCCTTCGATCTTGACGTCATGCTGGAACGGGTGCGGGCTGCATTGGCGAGCCATGCCCCCGCAGCCCCACGCGAGGAAAGCGGCCCGAGGAGCATGATCATAGGCTCCCATCCATCCATTGTGGAGGTCTACAAGGCAACGAGCCGGGTTGCGCCGCTGCGGGTCCCAGTCATAATCTTCGGTGAAACCGGAACAGGGAAGGAACTCGTGGCCCGGGCGCTCCACCGATTTGGAGCCCACCCGGAGGGGCCCTTCATCCCAATCCACTGCGGTGCGATTCCGGACACGCTGATCGAGAGCGAACTCTTCGGCCACCGGCGCGGCGCCTTCACAGATGCCCACAATGACCGGCGCGGCGCTCTCACCCAGGCGAATGGCGGCACGGTCTTCTTCGATGAGATCGGCGAGATCTCCCCGGTATTTCAGGTGAAGCTCTTGAGGTTTCTCGAGGACGGAGTCGTCCAGCCGCTCGGCGCGGAAAAGGCGGAACCCGTGGACGTGCGTGTCGTTGCTGCGACCCACCGCGATTTGAGAGCCATGGTGGCCTCAGGGGAATTCCGGGAGGACCTGTACTATCGGCTGGCGGGATATGAAATCAGGATTCCATCGCTCCGGGACCGGATCTCGGATCTCACGGCCCTGGTTGCGCACTTCCAAGAGCGTTTCCATCATGAACTCGGGCTTCCCGAAGTCGGCAGCCCGCCGAAGGAAGTGGTTTCAATCCTGGCGGCCCACCCCTGGCCGGGGAACGTTCGGGAACTCGGACATGTGATTCGGCGTGTGCTCATCGAGACGGGCTCACTCGATGATGTGGCCGTCTTTGAACAGATTCTCGGAGCCACTGCAAACCCTCGAGAACCTGCTGCCGCATCGGTGCTTTTCCCCGGATGTTTTCAAGAACCGTTCGTGCCGCTGGACGACATGGAACGAATTTACATTCTTTCGGTGTTGGCCCACACCGGAGGAAACAAGACCGAGGCCGCCCGCATCCTCGGAATCGAGCGGAAGACTCTTGCACGCAAACTCAGGCGGACCGATGGTGGCGAAATGGAAGACCTTGATGGAGGCGACGTATGA
- a CDS encoding CHASE2 domain-containing protein produces MTSAELLVRDTMLRNLPTRPAKGVAVVLIDEEAICLGGRWPWDRAHLARLVEQVISGGAKGVAIDLLLPEEREGDDLLARALGRGPSVLAAGVDDAGHWLLPNQVLQATPVGHVSFDLDRDGVVRRFSSTKQMEGRAFPALPVAAARLGNAQLPIPVGLMLRPAFRTRPIPFVSAASVLDSHKIDILRDRIVFIGTSAAGVGDRFVTPVSQGGSPEPGVLVEAISAEAILSKDLLHRASPLVNVLLAFGLALLGTLLPMAPGRTLPLFTSGLALAPLMVSAASLHFLNLELAPLSVILALLFVGVVVGADRWRRSKLAMSTAENRISELESLQVIISEARKQDAEARRVVAHELKTPLTSVKGLAQLLAQFDLSAPERNRVARMVVSETARLAQMVDALLDLERLRLRDFGRDAQLLDFSALCAERVDYLRAGAQRDIVADIGTGLQVLGDKALLERVIENLVSNAIKFSPEGSPVRIGLRADGSLAVLEVEDRGPGIPIHERSKIFGRFARGSAQALAPGLGLGLALVAEVVDWHRGAVEADSGTNGGGIFRVRLPMITIQSTG; encoded by the coding sequence ATGACATCAGCCGAATTGCTCGTCCGGGATACCATGCTCAGAAATCTACCAACCAGACCTGCAAAAGGGGTCGCGGTGGTGCTCATCGACGAAGAAGCAATTTGCTTGGGAGGCCGCTGGCCTTGGGATAGAGCACATCTCGCGCGACTGGTCGAACAGGTGATTTCGGGGGGAGCGAAGGGAGTTGCAATCGACCTACTGCTACCGGAGGAACGAGAAGGCGACGATCTCTTGGCGCGTGCTTTAGGACGCGGGCCTTCGGTTTTGGCAGCGGGTGTTGATGATGCGGGCCACTGGCTGTTGCCGAATCAGGTTCTTCAGGCCACCCCTGTCGGGCACGTCAGCTTCGATCTCGATCGGGACGGTGTGGTGCGGCGATTCTCCTCGACGAAACAGATGGAAGGGAGGGCGTTCCCTGCACTTCCCGTGGCTGCAGCGCGGCTTGGCAATGCCCAGCTCCCCATCCCCGTGGGCTTGATGCTCCGGCCCGCGTTCCGAACACGACCCATTCCTTTTGTCAGCGCTGCATCCGTTCTTGACTCGCACAAAATAGATATCCTCCGGGACCGGATCGTTTTCATTGGCACGAGTGCCGCTGGTGTAGGCGACCGATTCGTTACTCCTGTTTCCCAGGGTGGTTCTCCCGAACCCGGAGTCCTGGTCGAGGCGATTTCAGCCGAGGCCATCCTGTCAAAGGATCTCCTGCACCGCGCATCGCCCCTCGTCAACGTTCTGCTAGCTTTCGGCCTGGCCTTGCTGGGAACTCTCCTTCCGATGGCCCCAGGCCGCACACTACCTTTATTCACCTCTGGCCTTGCGCTGGCACCTCTAATGGTCTCGGCAGCTTCGCTCCACTTTCTAAATCTGGAGTTGGCTCCGCTTTCGGTGATTCTCGCCCTCCTTTTTGTGGGTGTGGTCGTGGGGGCTGATCGCTGGCGCCGATCCAAATTAGCCATGAGCACTGCCGAGAACCGGATTTCGGAGTTGGAGAGCCTCCAGGTGATCATCTCCGAAGCAAGAAAGCAGGATGCCGAGGCACGTCGTGTCGTCGCCCATGAACTCAAGACTCCCCTGACCTCCGTGAAGGGGTTGGCCCAGCTTCTGGCCCAGTTCGACCTTTCCGCGCCGGAAAGAAATCGCGTGGCACGGATGGTGGTTTCCGAAACTGCCCGTCTCGCGCAGATGGTTGATGCCTTGCTCGACTTGGAGCGACTGCGGCTAAGGGATTTCGGCCGGGATGCACAGCTCTTGGATTTCTCGGCTCTCTGCGCCGAGAGGGTGGACTACCTTCGCGCCGGTGCTCAGCGGGACATAGTGGCCGACATTGGGACTGGGCTTCAGGTGCTGGGCGACAAAGCCCTCCTTGAGAGGGTCATCGAAAACCTCGTTTCCAACGCCATTAAATTCTCTCCGGAAGGATCCCCGGTTCGGATTGGGTTAAGGGCAGATGGATCGCTAGCTGTGCTAGAAGTCGAAGACCGTGGGCCCGGGATTCCTATACACGAGCGCTCAAAGATTTTTGGGCGGTTCGCAAGGGGAAGCGCCCAGGCACTTGCGCCGGGGCTCGGCCTTGGATTGGCTTTGGTCGCTGAGGTGGTTGACTGGCACCGTGGCGCTGTGGAGGCCGATAGTGGCACCAACGGCGGTGGTATTTTTCGAGTTAGACTCCCGATGATCACGATTCAAAGCACCGGTTGA